From the genome of Lasioglossum baleicum chromosome 13, iyLasBale1, whole genome shotgun sequence, one region includes:
- the Eph gene encoding eph receptor tyrosine kinase isoform X16 — protein sequence MAPFNMAGVAGLLATCAAAAASAAHLLPLLLLLICPRGTHAEQVVLLDTTQEEKLEWTRYPYGTDASTPGWVEESFTNFEKGINWRSYVVCDVAYNSVNNWLWTPFIERGPANRMYVEVKFTIRDCSLFPGTARSCKETFSLLYYEFDAATKEPPPWEPESYKLIGRIAAGEGRFNTNTEVVINTEVKSIPVTKKGVYFAFRDQGACISILAIKVYYISCPEVSVNFARFPATPTGREVALIEQTNGTCVDNAVVIEQPTFLCKGDGKWYLPSGGCHCKPGYHADVVKQECTKCPAGKFKFEAGSHSCEVCPAHSKSSDSGFTECRCNAGYFRAEKDPKNMPCTQPPSAPQNLTVNFVDQSTVILSWNAPHVLGGRTDTTYRVVCDACSMGVKYIPSTQEVFDDTKITITGLNAVTTYRFQVFAENGVSALAGKSEYVDITVTTEASVPSLVSNVRITSVKSSELSISWDAPITEIGADSDLVERYEVRCYSRHDDATNATVVQTSDLSATFKGLKPSTEYAIQVRAKTTRGWGEYTPVVYKKTPHAMGLDYVGEDDNMQVRIIAGAIVAVVVLLVIIIIMTVLILRSRASDECNKKQPSDCDTLEYRNGEGLVVTYMGVAAAGAGGAGGASARSYVDPHTYEDPNQAVREFAREIDAGYITIEAIIGGGEFGDVCRGKLKLPPDGRTEIDVAIKTLKPGSADKARNDFLTEASIMGQFEHPNVIFLQGVVTKSNPVMIITEFMENGSLDTFLRANDGKFQVLQLVGMLRGIASGMQYLAEMNYVHRDLAARNVLVNAALVCKIADFGLSREIESATEGAYTTRGGKIPVRWTAPEAIAFRKFTSASDVWSMGIVCWEVMSYGERPYWNWSNQDVIKSIEKGYRLPAPMDCPEAIYQLMLDCWQKERTHRPTFANLTQTLDKLIRSPETLRKIAQNRIRERGAPPPPPPASSTSSNVHLRKRSTNPLAPDAVDLTQLTSVSEWLASIKMSRYADSFERSGVTTLEAAARVTVQELTALGVTLVGHQKKIMNSVTALRAQMSATSQGFLV from the exons TGGGTGGAAGAGTCGTTCACGAACTTCGAGAAGGGCATCAATTGGCGGAGCTACGTTGTCTGCGACGTGGCGTACAACAGCGTGAACAATTGGCTGTGGACGCCGTTCATCGAGAGGGGCCCGGCGAACCGCATGTACGTAGAAGTCAAATTCACGATCCGTGACTGTTCGCTGTTCCCCGGAACCGCGCGCAGCTGCAAGGAAACATTCAGCCTGCTCTACTACGAGTTCGACGCAGCCACCAAAGAGCCGCCGCCCTGGGAGCCCGAGAGCTACAAGTTGATCG GACGCATCGCCGCCGGCGAGGGCAGGTTCAACACGAACACCGAGGTGGTGATCAACACGGAGGTGAAGTCGATCCCGGTGACGAAGAAGGGCGTGTACTTCGCGTTCCGGGACCAGGGCGCTTGCATCTCGATCTTGGCGATCAAGGTCTACTATATCAGCTGCCCGGAGGTCTCGGTGAACTTCGCGCGTTTCCCAGCGACGCCTACTGGTCGCGAGGTCGCGCTGATCGAGCAGACGAACGGCACCTGCGTGGACAACGCTGTGGTGATCGAGCAGCCTACCTTCCTGTGCAAGGGCGATGGAAAATGGTACCTGCCCAGCGGAGGATGCCACTGCAAGCCAGGCTACCACGCCGACGTCGTGAAACAGGAGTGCACCAAGTGTCCCGCCGGGAAATTCAAGTTCGAGGCGGGATCCCACAGCTGCGAGGTATGCCCGGCGCACAGCAAATCCTCCGACTCCGGGTTCACCGAGTGCCGGTGCAACGCCGGATACTTCAGAGCGGAGAAGGACCCCAAGAACATGCCGTGCACGC AACCACCCTCCGCGCCGCAGAACCTGACGGTGAACTTCGTCGACCAATCCACCGTCATCCTCTCCTGGAACGCGCCGCATGTCCTGGGCGGCAGAACCGACACCACCTACAGGGTGGTCTGCGACGCCTGCAGCATGGGCGTCAAGTACATTCCCAGCACC CAGGAGGTTTTCGACGACACGAAGATCACGATCACGGGGCTGAACGCGGTGACCACATATCGGTTCCAAGTGTTCGCCGAGAACGGCGTGTCGGCGCTAGCCGGTAAATCCGAGTACGTGGACATCACCGTGACCACCGAGGCTAGCGTTCCCAGCTTGGTGAGCAACGTCCGCATCACCAGCGTCAAGAGCTCCGAACTGAGCATCAGCTGGGACGCTCCCATCACCGAGATAGGCGCGGACAGCGACCTGGTCGAGCGATACGAAG TGAGGTGCTATTCACGCCACGACGACGCTACCAACGCCACCGTCGTCCAAACATCGGACCTGTCCGCGACGTTCAAGGGCCTGAAACCATCCACGGAGTACGCGATCCAGGTGCGAGCGAAAACGACCCGCGGATGGGGCGAGTACACGCCTGTGGTGTACAAGAAAACGCCGCATGCCATGGGCCTAG ATTACGTTGGAGAGGATGACAACATGCAGGTGAGGATCATAGCGGGCGCGATCGTAGCCGTGGTGGTTCTGCTGGTGATCATCATCATCATGACAGTTCTGATACTGAGAAG CAGGGCCTCGGACGAGTGCAACAAGAAACAGCCGAGCGACTGCGACACCCTGGAGTACAGGAACGGCGAAG GACTAGTTGTGACCTACA TGGGGGTCGCTGCCGCAGGTGCTGGAGGCGCCGGTGGTGCGAGCGCGAGGAGTTACGTCGATCCTCACACCTACGAGGACCCGAACCAGGCTGTCAGAGAGTTCGCTCGCGAGATCGACGCGGGATACATCACGATAGAAGCCATCATAG GTGGCGGTGAATTCGGCGACGTGTGTCGAGGAAAGCTGAAACTGCCGCCGGATGGTCGAACGGAGATCGACGTCGCCATCAAGACCCTGAAGCCAGGTTCCGCGGACAAGGCTAGGAACGACTTCCTCACCGAGGCCTCGATCATGGGCCAGTTCGAGCATCCGAACGTGATATTCCTCCAAGGTGTCGTGACCAAGAGCAACCCGGTGATGATCATCACCGAGTTCATGGAGAACGGCAGCTTGGACACCTTCCTGCGTGCGAACGACGGCAAGTTCCAGGTGCTGCAGCTGGTCGGCATGCTGCGCGGCATCGCCAGCGGCATGCAATACCTCGCGGAGATGAACTACGTGCATCGGGATCTCGCTGCGAGGAACGTCCTCGTGAACGCCGCACTCGTGTGCAAGATCGCGGACTTTGGACTGAGCAGGGAGATCGAGAGCGCTACGGAGGGAGCCTACACGACCAGG GGTGGAAAGATTCCGGTGCGATGGACAGCTCCCGAGGCGATAGCGTTCCGGAAGTTCACAAGCGCGTCGGACGTGTGGAGCATGGGCATCGTGTGTTGGGAGGTGATGTCGTACGGGGAGAGGCCGTACTGGAACTGGTCGAATCAGGACGTGATCAAGTCGATCGAGAAAGGCTACAGGCTTCCAGCGCCGATGGACTGTCCGGAGGCGATCTACCAGCTGATGCTCGACTGCTGGCAGAAGGAACGAACCCATCGCCCGACCTTCGCCAACCTGACCCAGACCTTGGACAAGCTAATCCGGAGCCCGGAGACGCTCAGGAAAATCGCCCAGAACAG AATCAGGGAAAGGGGTGCTccacccccacccccacccGCCTCGTCGACATCCTCCAACGTGCATTTGAGGAAAAG GAGCACCAATCCACTGGCGCCGGACGCGGTGGACTTGACGCAGCTGACCTCGGTCAGCGAGTGGCTGGCCTCGATCAAGATGTCCCGGTACGCGGACAGTTTCGAGAGGTCCGGCGTGACGACGCTGGAGGCGGCTGCCCGCGTCACCGTGCAAGAGCTGACGGCGTTGGGCGTGACGTTGGTGGGCCACCAGAAGAAGATCATGAACAGCGTGACCGCGTTGCGGGCGCAGATGTCCGCCACCTCGCAAGGTTTCCTCGTGTAA
- the Eph gene encoding eph receptor tyrosine kinase isoform X19: MAPFNMAGVAGLLATCAAAAASAAHLLPLLLLLICPRGTHAEQVVLLDTTQEEKLEWTRYPYGTDASTPGWVEESFTNFEKGINWRSYVVCDVAYNSVNNWLWTPFIERGPANRMYVEVKFTIRDCSLFPGTARSCKETFSLLYYEFDAATKEPPPWEPESYKLIGRIAAGEGRFNTNTEVVINTEVKSIPVTKKGVYFAFRDQGACISILAIKVYYISCPEVSVNFARFPATPTGREVALIEQTNGTCVDNAVVIEQPTFLCKGDGKWYLPSGGCHCKPGYHADVVKQECTKCPAGKFKFEAGSHSCEVCPAHSKSSDSGFTECRCNAGYFRAEKDPKNMPCTQPPSAPQNLTVNFVDQSTVILSWNAPHVLGGRTDTTYRVVCDACSMGVKYIPSTQEVFDDTKITITGLNAVTTYRFQVFAENGVSALAGKSEYVDITVTTEASVPSLVSNVRITSVKSSELSISWDAPITEIGADSDLVERYEVRCYSRHDDATNATVVQTSDLSATFKGLKPSTEYAIQVRAKTTRGWGEYTPVVYKKTPHAMGLDYVGEDDNMQVRIIAGAIVAVVVLLVIIIIMTVLILRRASDECNKKQPSDCDTLEYRNGEVGVAAAGAGGAGGASARSYVDPHTYEDPNQAVREFAREIDAGYITIEAIIGGGEFGDVCRGKLKLPPDGRTEIDVAIKTLKPGSADKARNDFLTEASIMGQFEHPNVIFLQGVVTKSNPVMIITEFMENGSLDTFLRANDGKFQVLQLVGMLRGIASGMQYLAEMNYVHRDLAARNVLVNAALVCKIADFGLSREIESATEGAYTTRGGKIPVRWTAPEAIAFRKFTSASDVWSMGIVCWEVMSYGERPYWNWSNQDVIKSIEKGYRLPAPMDCPEAIYQLMLDCWQKERTHRPTFANLTQTLDKLIRSPETLRKIAQNRIRERGAPPPPPPASSTSSNVHLRKRSTNPLAPDAVDLTQLTSVSEWLASIKMSRYADSFERSGVTTLEAAARVTVQELTALGVTLVGHQKKIMNSVTALRAQMSATSQGFLV; encoded by the exons TGGGTGGAAGAGTCGTTCACGAACTTCGAGAAGGGCATCAATTGGCGGAGCTACGTTGTCTGCGACGTGGCGTACAACAGCGTGAACAATTGGCTGTGGACGCCGTTCATCGAGAGGGGCCCGGCGAACCGCATGTACGTAGAAGTCAAATTCACGATCCGTGACTGTTCGCTGTTCCCCGGAACCGCGCGCAGCTGCAAGGAAACATTCAGCCTGCTCTACTACGAGTTCGACGCAGCCACCAAAGAGCCGCCGCCCTGGGAGCCCGAGAGCTACAAGTTGATCG GACGCATCGCCGCCGGCGAGGGCAGGTTCAACACGAACACCGAGGTGGTGATCAACACGGAGGTGAAGTCGATCCCGGTGACGAAGAAGGGCGTGTACTTCGCGTTCCGGGACCAGGGCGCTTGCATCTCGATCTTGGCGATCAAGGTCTACTATATCAGCTGCCCGGAGGTCTCGGTGAACTTCGCGCGTTTCCCAGCGACGCCTACTGGTCGCGAGGTCGCGCTGATCGAGCAGACGAACGGCACCTGCGTGGACAACGCTGTGGTGATCGAGCAGCCTACCTTCCTGTGCAAGGGCGATGGAAAATGGTACCTGCCCAGCGGAGGATGCCACTGCAAGCCAGGCTACCACGCCGACGTCGTGAAACAGGAGTGCACCAAGTGTCCCGCCGGGAAATTCAAGTTCGAGGCGGGATCCCACAGCTGCGAGGTATGCCCGGCGCACAGCAAATCCTCCGACTCCGGGTTCACCGAGTGCCGGTGCAACGCCGGATACTTCAGAGCGGAGAAGGACCCCAAGAACATGCCGTGCACGC AACCACCCTCCGCGCCGCAGAACCTGACGGTGAACTTCGTCGACCAATCCACCGTCATCCTCTCCTGGAACGCGCCGCATGTCCTGGGCGGCAGAACCGACACCACCTACAGGGTGGTCTGCGACGCCTGCAGCATGGGCGTCAAGTACATTCCCAGCACC CAGGAGGTTTTCGACGACACGAAGATCACGATCACGGGGCTGAACGCGGTGACCACATATCGGTTCCAAGTGTTCGCCGAGAACGGCGTGTCGGCGCTAGCCGGTAAATCCGAGTACGTGGACATCACCGTGACCACCGAGGCTAGCGTTCCCAGCTTGGTGAGCAACGTCCGCATCACCAGCGTCAAGAGCTCCGAACTGAGCATCAGCTGGGACGCTCCCATCACCGAGATAGGCGCGGACAGCGACCTGGTCGAGCGATACGAAG TGAGGTGCTATTCACGCCACGACGACGCTACCAACGCCACCGTCGTCCAAACATCGGACCTGTCCGCGACGTTCAAGGGCCTGAAACCATCCACGGAGTACGCGATCCAGGTGCGAGCGAAAACGACCCGCGGATGGGGCGAGTACACGCCTGTGGTGTACAAGAAAACGCCGCATGCCATGGGCCTAG ATTACGTTGGAGAGGATGACAACATGCAGGTGAGGATCATAGCGGGCGCGATCGTAGCCGTGGTGGTTCTGCTGGTGATCATCATCATCATGACAGTTCTGATACTGAGAAG GGCCTCGGACGAGTGCAACAAGAAACAGCCGAGCGACTGCGACACCCTGGAGTACAGGAACGGCGAAG TGGGGGTCGCTGCCGCAGGTGCTGGAGGCGCCGGTGGTGCGAGCGCGAGGAGTTACGTCGATCCTCACACCTACGAGGACCCGAACCAGGCTGTCAGAGAGTTCGCTCGCGAGATCGACGCGGGATACATCACGATAGAAGCCATCATAG GTGGCGGTGAATTCGGCGACGTGTGTCGAGGAAAGCTGAAACTGCCGCCGGATGGTCGAACGGAGATCGACGTCGCCATCAAGACCCTGAAGCCAGGTTCCGCGGACAAGGCTAGGAACGACTTCCTCACCGAGGCCTCGATCATGGGCCAGTTCGAGCATCCGAACGTGATATTCCTCCAAGGTGTCGTGACCAAGAGCAACCCGGTGATGATCATCACCGAGTTCATGGAGAACGGCAGCTTGGACACCTTCCTGCGTGCGAACGACGGCAAGTTCCAGGTGCTGCAGCTGGTCGGCATGCTGCGCGGCATCGCCAGCGGCATGCAATACCTCGCGGAGATGAACTACGTGCATCGGGATCTCGCTGCGAGGAACGTCCTCGTGAACGCCGCACTCGTGTGCAAGATCGCGGACTTTGGACTGAGCAGGGAGATCGAGAGCGCTACGGAGGGAGCCTACACGACCAGG GGTGGAAAGATTCCGGTGCGATGGACAGCTCCCGAGGCGATAGCGTTCCGGAAGTTCACAAGCGCGTCGGACGTGTGGAGCATGGGCATCGTGTGTTGGGAGGTGATGTCGTACGGGGAGAGGCCGTACTGGAACTGGTCGAATCAGGACGTGATCAAGTCGATCGAGAAAGGCTACAGGCTTCCAGCGCCGATGGACTGTCCGGAGGCGATCTACCAGCTGATGCTCGACTGCTGGCAGAAGGAACGAACCCATCGCCCGACCTTCGCCAACCTGACCCAGACCTTGGACAAGCTAATCCGGAGCCCGGAGACGCTCAGGAAAATCGCCCAGAACAG AATCAGGGAAAGGGGTGCTccacccccacccccacccGCCTCGTCGACATCCTCCAACGTGCATTTGAGGAAAAG GAGCACCAATCCACTGGCGCCGGACGCGGTGGACTTGACGCAGCTGACCTCGGTCAGCGAGTGGCTGGCCTCGATCAAGATGTCCCGGTACGCGGACAGTTTCGAGAGGTCCGGCGTGACGACGCTGGAGGCGGCTGCCCGCGTCACCGTGCAAGAGCTGACGGCGTTGGGCGTGACGTTGGTGGGCCACCAGAAGAAGATCATGAACAGCGTGACCGCGTTGCGGGCGCAGATGTCCGCCACCTCGCAAGGTTTCCTCGTGTAA
- the Eph gene encoding eph receptor tyrosine kinase isoform X6 → MAPFNMAGVAGLLATCAAAAASAAHLLPLLLLLICPRGTHAEQVVLLDTTQEEKLEWTRYPYGTDASTPGWVEESFTNFEKGINWRSYVVCDVAYNSVNNWLWTPFIERGPANRMYVEVKFTIRDCSLFPGTARSCKETFSLLYYEFDAATKEPPPWEPESYKLIGRIAAGEGRFNTNTEVVINTEVKSIPVTKKGVYFAFRDQGACISILAIKVYYISCPEVSVNFARFPATPTGREVALIEQTNGTCVDNAVVIEQPTFLCKGDGKWYLPSGGCHCKPGYHADVVKQECTKCPAGKFKFEAGSHSCEVCPAHSKSSDSGFTECRCNAGYFRAEKDPKNMPCTQPPSAPQNLTVNFVDQSTVILSWNAPHVLGGRTDTTYRVVCDACSMGVKYIPSTQEVFDDTKITITGLNAVTTYRFQVFAENGVSALAGKSEYVDITVTTEASVPSLVSNVRITSVKSSELSISWDAPITEIGADSDLVERYEVRCYSRHDDATNATVVQTSDLSATFKGLKPSTEYAIQVRAKTTRGWGEYTPVVYKKTPHAMGLDYVGEDDNMQVRIIAGAIVAVVVLLVIIIIMTVLILRSRASDECNKKQPSDCDTLEYRNGEGLVVTYMHCKMDSSPIVTTHTNNKSKSSLGVAAAGAGGAGGASARSYVDPHTYEDPNQAVREFAREIDAGYITIEAIIGGGEFGDVCRGKLKLPPDGRTEIDVAIKTLKPGSADKARNDFLTEASIMGQFEHPNVIFLQGVVTKSNPVMIITEFMENGSLDTFLRANDGKFQVLQLVGMLRGIASGMQYLAEMNYVHRDLAARNVLVNAALVCKIADFGLSREIESATEGAYTTRGGKIPVRWTAPEAIAFRKFTSASDVWSMGIVCWEVMSYGERPYWNWSNQDVIKSIEKGYRLPAPMDCPEAIYQLMLDCWQKERTHRPTFANLTQTLDKLIRSPETLRKIAQNRIRERGAPPPPPPASSTSSNVHLRKRSTNPLAPDAVDLTQLTSVSEWLASIKMSRYADSFERSGVTTLEAAARVTVQELTALGVTLVGHQKKIMNSVTALRAQMSATSQGFLV, encoded by the exons TGGGTGGAAGAGTCGTTCACGAACTTCGAGAAGGGCATCAATTGGCGGAGCTACGTTGTCTGCGACGTGGCGTACAACAGCGTGAACAATTGGCTGTGGACGCCGTTCATCGAGAGGGGCCCGGCGAACCGCATGTACGTAGAAGTCAAATTCACGATCCGTGACTGTTCGCTGTTCCCCGGAACCGCGCGCAGCTGCAAGGAAACATTCAGCCTGCTCTACTACGAGTTCGACGCAGCCACCAAAGAGCCGCCGCCCTGGGAGCCCGAGAGCTACAAGTTGATCG GACGCATCGCCGCCGGCGAGGGCAGGTTCAACACGAACACCGAGGTGGTGATCAACACGGAGGTGAAGTCGATCCCGGTGACGAAGAAGGGCGTGTACTTCGCGTTCCGGGACCAGGGCGCTTGCATCTCGATCTTGGCGATCAAGGTCTACTATATCAGCTGCCCGGAGGTCTCGGTGAACTTCGCGCGTTTCCCAGCGACGCCTACTGGTCGCGAGGTCGCGCTGATCGAGCAGACGAACGGCACCTGCGTGGACAACGCTGTGGTGATCGAGCAGCCTACCTTCCTGTGCAAGGGCGATGGAAAATGGTACCTGCCCAGCGGAGGATGCCACTGCAAGCCAGGCTACCACGCCGACGTCGTGAAACAGGAGTGCACCAAGTGTCCCGCCGGGAAATTCAAGTTCGAGGCGGGATCCCACAGCTGCGAGGTATGCCCGGCGCACAGCAAATCCTCCGACTCCGGGTTCACCGAGTGCCGGTGCAACGCCGGATACTTCAGAGCGGAGAAGGACCCCAAGAACATGCCGTGCACGC AACCACCCTCCGCGCCGCAGAACCTGACGGTGAACTTCGTCGACCAATCCACCGTCATCCTCTCCTGGAACGCGCCGCATGTCCTGGGCGGCAGAACCGACACCACCTACAGGGTGGTCTGCGACGCCTGCAGCATGGGCGTCAAGTACATTCCCAGCACC CAGGAGGTTTTCGACGACACGAAGATCACGATCACGGGGCTGAACGCGGTGACCACATATCGGTTCCAAGTGTTCGCCGAGAACGGCGTGTCGGCGCTAGCCGGTAAATCCGAGTACGTGGACATCACCGTGACCACCGAGGCTAGCGTTCCCAGCTTGGTGAGCAACGTCCGCATCACCAGCGTCAAGAGCTCCGAACTGAGCATCAGCTGGGACGCTCCCATCACCGAGATAGGCGCGGACAGCGACCTGGTCGAGCGATACGAAG TGAGGTGCTATTCACGCCACGACGACGCTACCAACGCCACCGTCGTCCAAACATCGGACCTGTCCGCGACGTTCAAGGGCCTGAAACCATCCACGGAGTACGCGATCCAGGTGCGAGCGAAAACGACCCGCGGATGGGGCGAGTACACGCCTGTGGTGTACAAGAAAACGCCGCATGCCATGGGCCTAG ATTACGTTGGAGAGGATGACAACATGCAGGTGAGGATCATAGCGGGCGCGATCGTAGCCGTGGTGGTTCTGCTGGTGATCATCATCATCATGACAGTTCTGATACTGAGAAG CAGGGCCTCGGACGAGTGCAACAAGAAACAGCCGAGCGACTGCGACACCCTGGAGTACAGGAACGGCGAAG GACTAGTTGTGACCTACA TGCACTGCAAAATGGACAGTTCACCGATTGTGACAACCCACACCAACAACAAGAGCAAGTCCTCGC TGGGGGTCGCTGCCGCAGGTGCTGGAGGCGCCGGTGGTGCGAGCGCGAGGAGTTACGTCGATCCTCACACCTACGAGGACCCGAACCAGGCTGTCAGAGAGTTCGCTCGCGAGATCGACGCGGGATACATCACGATAGAAGCCATCATAG GTGGCGGTGAATTCGGCGACGTGTGTCGAGGAAAGCTGAAACTGCCGCCGGATGGTCGAACGGAGATCGACGTCGCCATCAAGACCCTGAAGCCAGGTTCCGCGGACAAGGCTAGGAACGACTTCCTCACCGAGGCCTCGATCATGGGCCAGTTCGAGCATCCGAACGTGATATTCCTCCAAGGTGTCGTGACCAAGAGCAACCCGGTGATGATCATCACCGAGTTCATGGAGAACGGCAGCTTGGACACCTTCCTGCGTGCGAACGACGGCAAGTTCCAGGTGCTGCAGCTGGTCGGCATGCTGCGCGGCATCGCCAGCGGCATGCAATACCTCGCGGAGATGAACTACGTGCATCGGGATCTCGCTGCGAGGAACGTCCTCGTGAACGCCGCACTCGTGTGCAAGATCGCGGACTTTGGACTGAGCAGGGAGATCGAGAGCGCTACGGAGGGAGCCTACACGACCAGG GGTGGAAAGATTCCGGTGCGATGGACAGCTCCCGAGGCGATAGCGTTCCGGAAGTTCACAAGCGCGTCGGACGTGTGGAGCATGGGCATCGTGTGTTGGGAGGTGATGTCGTACGGGGAGAGGCCGTACTGGAACTGGTCGAATCAGGACGTGATCAAGTCGATCGAGAAAGGCTACAGGCTTCCAGCGCCGATGGACTGTCCGGAGGCGATCTACCAGCTGATGCTCGACTGCTGGCAGAAGGAACGAACCCATCGCCCGACCTTCGCCAACCTGACCCAGACCTTGGACAAGCTAATCCGGAGCCCGGAGACGCTCAGGAAAATCGCCCAGAACAG AATCAGGGAAAGGGGTGCTccacccccacccccacccGCCTCGTCGACATCCTCCAACGTGCATTTGAGGAAAAG GAGCACCAATCCACTGGCGCCGGACGCGGTGGACTTGACGCAGCTGACCTCGGTCAGCGAGTGGCTGGCCTCGATCAAGATGTCCCGGTACGCGGACAGTTTCGAGAGGTCCGGCGTGACGACGCTGGAGGCGGCTGCCCGCGTCACCGTGCAAGAGCTGACGGCGTTGGGCGTGACGTTGGTGGGCCACCAGAAGAAGATCATGAACAGCGTGACCGCGTTGCGGGCGCAGATGTCCGCCACCTCGCAAGGTTTCCTCGTGTAA